The following proteins come from a genomic window of Thalassoglobus sp. JC818:
- a CDS encoding PEP-CTERM sorting domain-containing protein (PEP-CTERM proteins occur, often in large numbers, in the proteomes of bacteria that also encode an exosortase, a predicted intramembrane cysteine proteinase. The presence of a PEP-CTERM domain at a protein's C-terminus predicts cleavage within the sorting domain, followed by covalent anchoring to some some component of the (usually Gram-negative) cell surface. Many PEP-CTERM proteins exhibit an unusual sequence composition that includes large numbers of potential glycosylation sites. Expression of one such protein has been shown restore the ability of a bacterium to form floc, a type of biofilm.), whose protein sequence is MRSHILLLAVIAFCGLAAITPESTRAGLITNGGFEAATAGLPDDWNSTGNLRVVGNQGVTEGSLAVAFSHGNLPSTGALWQTFATQAGVEYLLTFDFGKYSVNQPNQAATLYVDLINGAGLGGTSFMFDVVTDSTPGPGNSSPSADVYNSYSYWFIAVSSSTTLRFADYSDPQTAGGGFDAMLDNVDVNPFNTVPEPTSMALFGLGASTIAYGTRRRRKP, encoded by the coding sequence ATGAGGTCTCACATTTTACTACTCGCCGTCATCGCCTTCTGCGGATTGGCGGCAATTACACCTGAGTCGACTCGGGCTGGATTGATTACAAACGGAGGTTTTGAAGCCGCAACCGCAGGGCTTCCCGACGATTGGAATTCCACAGGAAATCTCAGGGTTGTTGGGAATCAAGGCGTGACGGAGGGATCACTTGCCGTCGCGTTCAGCCATGGCAATCTTCCATCGACAGGGGCGCTTTGGCAAACTTTCGCCACGCAAGCAGGTGTGGAGTATTTGCTTACATTCGACTTTGGAAAGTACTCGGTCAACCAGCCAAACCAAGCTGCAACTCTCTATGTAGATCTCATCAACGGTGCTGGGCTCGGCGGAACTTCCTTTATGTTCGATGTTGTGACAGACTCAACGCCTGGCCCGGGTAACTCCAGTCCTTCAGCAGATGTTTACAATTCCTATTCATACTGGTTCATCGCCGTTTCAAGCTCCACGACTTTGCGATTCGCCGACTATTCTGACCCTCAAACGGCAGGTGGCGGGTTCGACGCAATGCTGGACAACGTTGATGTCAACCCATTTAATACGGTACCAGAACCGACGTCGATGGCGCTCTTCGGCCTAGGTGCAAGCACGATCGCATACGGTACACGTCGACGACGGAAACCGTAA
- a CDS encoding PIN domain-containing protein produces MFLEVLSRDHFLFSCSEIALHYLILDTCVWVDLAVFEVNLIAKLAKLVDDGKATVVLPELIRSEWDGCKRKIVDQITNQVVESRRSALQFQSFVAEGDSNTVPDQISSVDPKALGAKIAAKRIVAIERILDSDETIGVSVSSNSRSLAIHHALEKKAPFRMRNSMADALIFFSAVEWANAMPEDRSVFVTHNTKDFSDEKRGEDDNAFKDRIAPELQSLIENNGLKYFVVVGRVLNEIEQFVATEDEIAREEAVVERTHTMDELLEEIISCDGIAQQEMKEMLSGSAVTKMLEEQQKIKEMLSGSAVTKMLEEQQKIKEMLSGSAVTKMLEEQQKIKEMLSGSAVTKKLEEQLKRKDQDIDKDGNAVHE; encoded by the coding sequence GTGTTTTTGGAAGTTCTGTCGCGAGATCATTTCCTTTTCAGTTGTTCCGAGATAGCGTTGCATTACCTTATTCTTGACACATGTGTTTGGGTTGACCTCGCGGTATTCGAGGTCAATCTCATCGCCAAGCTCGCCAAGTTGGTCGATGACGGTAAGGCCACGGTAGTTCTTCCGGAGCTCATTCGATCCGAATGGGATGGCTGCAAAAGAAAGATCGTGGACCAAATCACGAATCAAGTCGTTGAAAGCCGACGGTCTGCACTTCAATTCCAGTCGTTCGTCGCCGAAGGTGATTCCAATACTGTGCCAGACCAAATCTCCTCTGTTGATCCCAAGGCACTGGGGGCAAAGATAGCCGCCAAACGAATTGTTGCTATTGAGAGGATACTTGATTCGGACGAAACTATTGGAGTATCAGTGTCGAGTAACAGCCGGTCGTTAGCAATTCACCATGCTCTCGAGAAGAAGGCGCCGTTTCGGATGCGAAATAGTATGGCGGATGCATTGATATTTTTTTCAGCGGTTGAATGGGCAAATGCGATGCCCGAGGATAGATCGGTCTTTGTGACTCACAACACAAAAGACTTCTCCGACGAAAAGAGAGGCGAAGATGACAATGCATTCAAAGACCGTATTGCTCCTGAGTTGCAATCACTCATCGAGAATAATGGCCTGAAATACTTCGTCGTTGTCGGACGAGTTCTCAATGAGATTGAACAGTTCGTAGCTACGGAAGACGAAATCGCACGAGAAGAAGCTGTTGTCGAGCGGACACACACAATGGACGAATTGCTGGAAGAGATTATTTCTTGCGATGGAATTGCGCAACAAGAGATGAAGGAAATGCTATCCGGTAGTGCAGTGACCAAGATGCTCGAAGAACAACAAAAGATCAAGGAAATGCTATCCGGTAGTGCCGTGACCAAGATGCTCGAAGAGCAACAAAAGATCAAGGAAATGCTATCCGGTAGTGCCGTGACCAAGATGCTCGAAGAGCAACAAAAGATCAAGGAAATGCTATCCGGTAGTGCCGTGACCAAGAAGCTCGAAGAGCAACTGAAGAGAAAAGACCAAGACATAGACAAGGACGGAAATGCGGTTCACGAGTGA
- the tssH gene encoding type VI secretion system ATPase TssH: MASLQLKPLIAKLNDTSTRTLEAAAGLCLSRTHYNVEVEHWLLKLLEVPNSDLAAICNAFSVDVSRLTSDLTKAIDKFKSGNSSQPVLSQHVVDLAREAWVIGSVNYAAPRTRSGHLVLALLDDSSLSQIARGVSPELQKISSESLAKDFLDITSESVEAGYTEPVKGSAGGATPGKGPSQTPSLDQYTIDLTERARNGKIDPVLGRDREIRQIVDILTRRRQNNPIMTGEAGVGKTAVVEGFALRIAQGDVPPALRDVAVRTLDLSLLQAGAGVKGEFENRLKSVIEEVNRSVTPIILFIDEAHTLIGAGGQAGQGDAANLLKPALARGELRTIAATTWAEYKKYFERDAALARRFQVVKVEEPSEEQAINMMRGLAATLQSHHNVEILNEAIEDSVRLSNRYISGRQLPDKSVSLLDTACARVAISHTATPASIEDCQRTIDQTAVAIESLEREAAIGADNQEKIESLKKVKAECHARYDELMERWEKERELVGTIRKIRAQLSGNSLEDLVLPPGSETGEKDSSKTEAAAQAELSDEDRQKLLADLEKLTLELSEIQGEEPLLQPCVDSQSVAEIVSSWTGIPVGRMVSDEINTILQLEQRLADRVVGQNHALKAITKSIQTSRANLTDPSRPIGVFFLVGPSGVGKTETAISLAELLYGGEQNMTTINMSEFKEEHKVSLLMGSPPGYVGYGEGGVLTEAVRRKPYSVVLLDEMEKAHPGVQDIFYQVFDKGNMKDGEGRDIDFKNTVILMTSNAATDTIMGLCADEELMPGPEALAEALHPELLKTFKPAFLGRMNIVPYFPLKDEILRKIAELKLGKVKRRVAEHHGAELVWTDAVLDHIVSRCTEVDSGARNVDKILNGSMLPQMSAEFLSRMAEGTKTNQATVDVGEDGEFVFTLS; the protein is encoded by the coding sequence ATGGCAAGTCTTCAATTAAAACCATTGATCGCAAAGCTGAACGACACATCCACGCGGACGCTCGAAGCAGCTGCCGGATTATGTCTTTCAAGAACGCATTACAATGTTGAAGTGGAGCACTGGTTGCTGAAGCTTCTGGAAGTGCCGAACAGCGATCTCGCAGCCATCTGCAACGCGTTTTCCGTCGACGTCTCTCGACTGACGAGCGATCTCACTAAAGCGATCGACAAGTTCAAGTCCGGCAATTCGAGCCAGCCCGTTCTGTCTCAGCACGTGGTTGATCTGGCACGCGAAGCGTGGGTGATTGGTTCCGTCAACTACGCAGCCCCACGAACTCGTTCCGGACATCTGGTCCTTGCACTGCTCGATGACAGTTCCTTGAGTCAGATCGCGCGAGGAGTTTCTCCTGAGCTTCAGAAGATCTCGTCAGAGTCGCTCGCGAAAGATTTTCTCGACATCACCTCCGAGTCCGTCGAAGCTGGCTATACCGAGCCTGTCAAAGGCAGCGCCGGTGGTGCAACACCAGGCAAAGGACCATCACAAACTCCGTCTCTCGATCAATACACGATCGATTTGACTGAACGTGCCCGCAATGGCAAGATCGATCCCGTGCTTGGGCGAGATCGAGAAATTCGTCAGATCGTCGATATCCTGACGCGACGACGTCAAAACAATCCAATCATGACAGGTGAAGCGGGGGTGGGAAAGACCGCGGTCGTCGAAGGCTTCGCTCTCCGCATCGCTCAAGGAGATGTTCCTCCCGCACTTCGAGACGTCGCTGTGAGAACGCTCGACCTCAGCCTTCTGCAAGCTGGAGCCGGCGTCAAAGGAGAGTTTGAAAACCGTCTCAAATCGGTGATTGAAGAAGTCAATCGCTCAGTCACACCGATCATTCTGTTTATCGATGAAGCCCACACTCTGATCGGGGCAGGGGGACAGGCCGGGCAAGGGGACGCTGCGAATCTGCTCAAGCCTGCACTGGCTCGTGGAGAACTTCGAACCATCGCTGCAACGACATGGGCTGAGTACAAGAAGTACTTCGAACGGGACGCCGCGCTCGCTCGTCGTTTCCAGGTCGTCAAAGTTGAAGAGCCCAGCGAAGAACAAGCTATCAACATGATGCGTGGACTCGCTGCGACGTTGCAGTCACACCACAATGTCGAGATCCTCAACGAAGCAATTGAAGACTCCGTCCGTTTGTCGAACCGGTACATCTCCGGCCGGCAACTCCCCGACAAGTCCGTCAGCTTGCTCGACACCGCCTGTGCCCGTGTTGCCATCAGCCACACAGCGACTCCCGCCAGCATCGAAGACTGTCAAAGAACCATCGATCAAACGGCGGTCGCGATCGAATCACTCGAACGCGAAGCTGCGATTGGTGCCGACAACCAAGAGAAAATCGAGAGTCTTAAAAAGGTCAAAGCAGAGTGCCACGCTCGATACGATGAATTGATGGAGCGTTGGGAAAAGGAACGCGAACTCGTCGGAACAATTCGAAAGATCCGGGCTCAGCTCTCCGGAAATTCTCTCGAAGATCTTGTTCTCCCACCCGGGAGCGAAACAGGTGAGAAAGACTCCTCAAAAACCGAAGCCGCCGCGCAAGCGGAACTCTCCGATGAGGACCGTCAAAAGCTTCTGGCAGATCTCGAAAAACTGACGCTGGAGCTTTCAGAGATTCAAGGCGAAGAGCCGCTTCTGCAGCCCTGTGTTGACAGTCAGTCGGTCGCGGAAATTGTCTCCTCCTGGACAGGGATTCCGGTCGGGCGAATGGTCAGCGATGAGATCAATACTATCCTCCAGCTTGAACAGAGACTCGCAGATCGTGTCGTCGGTCAGAATCATGCTCTGAAGGCGATCACGAAAAGTATCCAGACATCACGAGCGAATCTGACCGATCCAAGTCGACCGATCGGGGTTTTCTTCCTAGTCGGACCAAGTGGTGTGGGAAAAACCGAAACGGCAATCTCGCTGGCGGAACTGCTCTACGGCGGAGAGCAGAACATGACCACCATTAACATGAGCGAATTCAAAGAAGAACACAAAGTCTCTCTGCTCATGGGATCGCCTCCCGGCTATGTCGGCTACGGCGAAGGCGGCGTTCTGACCGAAGCTGTTCGTCGAAAGCCTTACAGCGTCGTCTTGCTCGATGAAATGGAGAAAGCCCATCCGGGTGTTCAGGACATCTTCTATCAGGTCTTCGACAAGGGGAACATGAAAGACGGTGAAGGACGAGACATCGACTTCAAGAACACCGTCATCCTCATGACCTCAAATGCTGCGACTGACACCATCATGGGATTGTGTGCCGACGAAGAACTGATGCCCGGACCAGAAGCACTCGCCGAAGCACTTCATCCGGAACTTCTCAAAACGTTCAAGCCGGCATTCCTCGGCCGTATGAACATCGTCCCGTACTTCCCGCTGAAGGACGAAATTCTTCGAAAGATCGCGGAGCTGAAACTCGGCAAAGTCAAACGGCGTGTTGCTGAACACCACGGAGCAGAACTCGTCTGGACCGATGCCGTTCTCGATCACATCGTGAGTCGCTGCACAGAAGTCGATAGCGGAGCTCGAAACGTCGACAAAATTCTCAACGGTTCCATGCTGCCCCAAATGTCCGCCGAATTCCTGTCACGCATGGCGGAAGGAACAAAGACCAATCAAGCCACCGTTGACGTCGGCGAAGATGGCGAGTTCGTCTTTACACTGAGCTAA
- the tssG gene encoding type VI secretion system baseplate subunit TssG, which yields MEVGAEGRSSTSDLIRLLTERYAEFDFFQAVRLLQSALMLEVDSRYRRSIGMDALFQNERIRFRSFQSLTFPSTEISRIRQLDDDDNPSAEVTATFMGLTGPNGVLPPHYTSLVIERSHVQNKDYSLRDFFDLFNHRALSFFFQASEKHRLPFVYERSQFIEHRENAITTSLRAVTGIAGPGLKDRSSFHDEVILYFGGLFADRCRSAAGLKQLLQAYFQSDVDVEQMCERWMYLPSECLSSFVVGNSMLGGNMQLGANVVAGSRMREIQSLFRVIFRLMTWKQFLTFLPGSDGHQQVTELVHHYAGIDLDFELEFSIPSEEVCPMSLNRSDESKPMLGWTTWLGKPPENTRVNDARFRYGYGGMPFSN from the coding sequence ATGGAAGTGGGTGCCGAAGGTCGGTCATCGACCTCTGATCTGATCCGCCTTCTCACCGAGCGGTATGCGGAGTTTGATTTCTTTCAGGCTGTGCGACTGTTGCAGAGTGCGTTGATGCTGGAAGTCGACAGCCGCTACCGACGGTCCATCGGGATGGACGCATTGTTCCAGAATGAGAGAATCCGTTTTCGGTCGTTCCAGTCGCTGACGTTCCCTTCGACGGAAATATCGCGGATTCGGCAGTTGGACGACGACGATAACCCGTCGGCGGAAGTGACAGCGACATTCATGGGGCTGACCGGCCCGAATGGAGTTCTTCCTCCGCACTACACTTCGCTCGTCATTGAAAGATCTCACGTCCAGAATAAGGACTATTCTCTCCGAGACTTTTTCGATCTGTTCAATCATCGAGCCCTTTCGTTCTTCTTTCAGGCGAGCGAGAAACATCGTTTGCCCTTTGTGTACGAGCGAAGCCAATTCATTGAACACCGAGAGAATGCGATCACGACTTCGCTGCGAGCTGTGACAGGCATTGCCGGTCCGGGTCTAAAGGATCGCAGTTCTTTTCACGACGAAGTTATTTTGTATTTCGGAGGTTTGTTTGCCGATCGTTGTCGAAGTGCGGCCGGACTGAAACAACTGTTGCAGGCGTATTTTCAATCCGATGTCGACGTTGAACAAATGTGCGAACGTTGGATGTACTTGCCGAGTGAATGTCTGTCGTCGTTCGTTGTTGGCAACTCAATGCTCGGCGGAAACATGCAGCTGGGCGCGAACGTCGTCGCAGGCTCACGAATGCGTGAGATCCAGAGTCTGTTCCGAGTCATTTTTCGGCTGATGACTTGGAAGCAGTTCCTCACGTTCCTTCCGGGAAGTGATGGGCATCAGCAAGTGACTGAACTTGTTCATCACTATGCAGGCATTGACCTCGATTTTGAACTCGAGTTTTCGATCCCCTCTGAAGAAGTTTGTCCGATGTCGCTCAATCGCAGTGATGAGTCGAAACCGATGCTGGGATGGACGACCTGGTTAGGAAAGCCACCGGAGAACACCAGAGTCAATGATGCACGATTCCGATACGGATACGGCGGGATGCCGTTTTCGAACTGA
- the tssF gene encoding type VI secretion system baseplate subunit TssF, translated as MADSIDAWYQRELEYLRTAGADFAQRYGKIADRLSLSATETQDPHVERLLQGVAFLNARVRQKLDDTFPELVDAILGILYPHLVSPIPSMSIVEFAMSPKQQDLVGGSEIPRGTPLETERVDGFSGSYRTCSSVRLFPLTVQNAEILPPPFQGPQTSQSANAESALHLTLQPFDQKKRISEYDFDKLRFYVDMSNFERAARLVELLSTASLEVAIGGDDPDKPACVLPASSLRQVGFDDEDAVLPTPVQSFPGYRLLTEYFILPRKFLFFEITGLTPEVRKAAGSKLDLWVYLKIHDKDLESLVRPSVIKLGCTPIVNLFQQTADAIPLGRNRSEYRLIPDGRAEGFKEIYTIDDVRVTDDDSEDVYAPFFSVSHKHGRSSRYWNATRRPGPKARDVGNSDGPSEVYMTFVDEQFRDLRKGNGTLRTRLTCFNRLIPEQLSKRELSKIRLNPVGGLGVVGSIHCLVSPTRTVRQHLGIRNLWPLISQLSLNHLSLTGQEGLKALQEILRLNDPIASVHTEKLVSGLLEVQAEPCVARVAGIFARGTEVQFLLDDESYTGDSAYLFCSVVDRFLSMYSSLNSFTRTSANTVLRKEKGVTSWKWVPKVGHRPLI; from the coding sequence ATGGCCGATTCAATTGATGCCTGGTACCAACGCGAGTTGGAATATCTGCGCACAGCTGGAGCAGACTTTGCGCAGCGATACGGGAAGATTGCAGACCGCCTGAGTTTGAGTGCCACTGAAACACAAGACCCGCACGTCGAACGATTGCTGCAGGGAGTCGCCTTTCTCAACGCTCGCGTGCGGCAGAAGCTGGACGATACGTTTCCTGAACTCGTCGATGCGATTCTCGGAATTCTATATCCGCATCTGGTGTCGCCGATTCCCTCGATGTCGATCGTCGAATTCGCGATGAGCCCCAAGCAGCAAGATCTGGTCGGAGGATCAGAGATTCCCCGAGGAACTCCTCTCGAGACAGAACGAGTCGATGGCTTCTCGGGCAGCTATCGAACATGTTCATCAGTTCGTCTGTTCCCCCTGACCGTACAAAACGCAGAGATTCTTCCCCCACCATTTCAGGGTCCTCAGACGTCACAGTCAGCGAATGCCGAGTCTGCGTTGCATTTGACTTTGCAGCCGTTTGATCAAAAGAAACGCATCTCAGAGTACGACTTCGATAAGCTGCGCTTCTATGTTGACATGAGCAACTTCGAGCGGGCTGCTCGCCTCGTCGAATTGCTCTCCACAGCCAGCCTCGAAGTCGCAATCGGCGGGGATGATCCGGACAAACCAGCATGCGTCCTCCCAGCTTCATCTCTCCGACAAGTCGGATTCGATGATGAAGACGCAGTGCTTCCAACACCCGTTCAGTCTTTTCCCGGGTATCGATTACTGACGGAATACTTCATTCTGCCTCGCAAATTTCTCTTCTTCGAAATCACCGGGTTAACACCCGAAGTGCGTAAAGCGGCCGGCTCAAAGCTGGATCTCTGGGTGTATCTCAAGATACATGACAAAGATCTCGAATCACTAGTGCGACCGTCGGTCATCAAGCTGGGATGCACACCGATTGTCAACTTGTTTCAACAGACAGCCGATGCCATTCCACTCGGGCGAAATCGCTCCGAATACCGTCTCATTCCCGATGGACGGGCCGAAGGCTTCAAAGAGATTTACACGATCGACGACGTCCGCGTTACCGATGACGATTCCGAAGATGTGTATGCTCCTTTCTTCTCCGTCTCTCACAAACATGGCCGGTCGTCAAGATATTGGAACGCGACCCGGCGTCCCGGCCCGAAAGCTCGCGACGTCGGGAACTCCGATGGTCCTTCTGAAGTCTATATGACTTTCGTGGATGAACAGTTTCGCGACTTACGCAAAGGGAACGGAACGCTCCGCACCCGGCTGACATGCTTCAACAGGCTCATTCCCGAGCAATTGAGCAAACGCGAGTTATCGAAAATTCGCCTGAATCCTGTTGGCGGACTCGGCGTCGTCGGGAGTATTCATTGTCTCGTTTCTCCAACACGAACGGTCCGGCAACATCTCGGCATCCGCAACTTGTGGCCGCTGATTTCTCAGTTATCTCTGAATCACCTGTCGCTGACCGGTCAGGAAGGATTGAAAGCTCTCCAGGAAATTCTGCGGCTTAACGATCCGATTGCTTCCGTGCACACCGAGAAACTCGTTTCAGGTCTTCTGGAAGTGCAGGCAGAACCTTGTGTCGCTCGCGTGGCGGGAATCTTTGCACGTGGGACAGAAGTCCAATTTCTCCTCGATGACGAAAGCTACACCGGCGACAGCGCGTATCTCTTTTGCAGCGTCGTCGACCGATTCTTATCGATGTATTCTTCGCTCAATTCGTTCACTCGCACCAGTGCCAATACAGTCCTTCGCAAAGAGAAAGGGGTCACATCATGGAAGTGGGTGCCGAAGGTCGGTCATCGACCTCTGATCTGA
- the tssE gene encoding type VI secretion system baseplate subunit TssE → MSQGDRHRHQIRQSVLDRLMDDEPDRQQDDPVTETQLLRKIEDSVRRDVEDLLNTKYRCQDWPPQFDSLEDSLINYGLPDFTAAGFNAINEPDVLISSIKTALRLFEPRLKNVRVEKVKNPDYYDRTFRFRILATLVIESLEQDVRFDSIMESASGQFEVG, encoded by the coding sequence ATGAGTCAGGGGGACCGTCATCGTCACCAGATTCGCCAGTCCGTACTCGATCGCCTGATGGATGATGAACCAGATCGACAGCAGGATGACCCAGTCACTGAGACGCAACTGCTGAGGAAGATCGAGGACTCAGTCCGCAGGGATGTCGAAGATTTGCTGAACACCAAGTACCGTTGTCAGGATTGGCCACCGCAGTTCGATTCGCTCGAGGACTCGCTGATCAATTACGGACTTCCCGATTTTACAGCCGCCGGATTCAATGCGATCAACGAGCCGGACGTGCTGATCTCGTCCATTAAGACAGCGCTGCGGCTTTTCGAGCCAAGGCTGAAGAATGTACGCGTCGAGAAAGTCAAGAATCCAGATTACTACGATCGGACTTTTCGCTTCCGCATTCTGGCGACACTGGTCATCGAGTCGCTCGAACAGGACGTTCGGTTTGATTCGATCATGGAATCGGCCTCCGGCCAATTTGAAGTGGGGTAA
- a CDS encoding type VI secretion system accessory protein TagJ produces the protein MTTPIELFQQGKLSEAVAQAADDVRSTPGDVTKRSLYCELLCFTRDWERADKQLEAITKIDKDAMIGAAMIRHLIRCEVAREEVFEQGRVPEFIKQPNDSTQKRLEALTCLREGDVAAAVEKIQQASEAEPELTGKCNREPFQGIRDLDDLMGPILEVFTATGEYYWVNLEEIDDLEFDAPTNLVDQLWRKARIKTVGELSGRVCVPAIYFDSASNEDGRVHVGRATDWVQKVPNGPVCGQGQREILVGEDVKSILEITEIVIERE, from the coding sequence ATGACGACACCGATCGAACTCTTTCAGCAGGGAAAGCTCTCCGAAGCTGTGGCACAGGCCGCTGACGATGTCCGTTCAACGCCGGGAGATGTGACGAAGAGAAGCCTTTACTGTGAGCTTCTCTGTTTCACTCGCGACTGGGAACGCGCGGACAAGCAACTGGAAGCGATCACGAAGATTGACAAAGACGCCATGATCGGGGCGGCGATGATTCGTCATCTGATTCGGTGTGAGGTTGCGAGAGAAGAAGTTTTCGAGCAAGGCCGCGTGCCTGAGTTCATCAAGCAACCGAATGACTCAACACAGAAACGACTCGAAGCACTCACCTGCTTGCGTGAAGGAGATGTTGCCGCAGCTGTCGAGAAGATTCAGCAAGCCAGTGAAGCAGAACCGGAACTAACCGGCAAATGCAATCGCGAGCCATTTCAAGGGATTCGAGATCTCGACGACCTGATGGGGCCGATTTTGGAAGTCTTCACAGCGACTGGTGAGTATTACTGGGTCAACCTTGAGGAAATTGACGATCTGGAATTTGACGCTCCAACCAATCTCGTCGATCAACTGTGGCGAAAGGCACGCATTAAAACCGTCGGAGAACTTTCAGGACGTGTCTGCGTGCCAGCAATTTACTTCGATTCTGCTTCCAATGAAGATGGAAGAGTTCACGTTGGAAGAGCAACGGATTGGGTGCAGAAAGTGCCGAACGGACCTGTCTGCGGACAAGGCCAACGAGAAATCCTCGTCGGGGAAGATGTGAAGTCCATTCTGGAAATCACGGAAATCGTCATCGAACGAGAGTAA